One window of Cygnus atratus isolate AKBS03 ecotype Queensland, Australia chromosome 29, CAtr_DNAZoo_HiC_assembly, whole genome shotgun sequence genomic DNA carries:
- the LOC118260176 gene encoding inhibin beta C chain-like, with amino-acid sequence MTAAVAFLLLSLLRMAAAKGVWCPACGLAALAPATQRDILIALAKQSILSKLRLPDRPNITQPTSRGALLTALRRMRVQRTDAPVAPGVLHASSVPYPHPVPGVQHYEILSFAESGSSTSRRTLLHFHFAPELGGSTEILQANLYLFWASPGPGTHQVTVKLLQPDLTGLNMTMVSKMWLEVQRAGWATLDVGRAVQSLFSQGSQRLTVELEMVEDSGPPLLAGHSDSHWPFVAAQARDRTPHRVQRRGIDCSGDSRMCCRKEFFVDFKEIGWEDWIIQPEGYHMNYCAGLCPLHMAGIPGLAASFHTAVLNLIKANNADAAVDSCCVPTQRRPLSLLYYDRDSNIVKTDIPDMIVDACGCT; translated from the exons ATGACGGCCGCGGTGGCTTTCCTGCTCCTGAGCCTTCTGAGGATGGCAGCTGCCAAGGGAGTGTGGTGCCCAGCCTGTGGGCTGGCGGCCCTGGCCCCTGCCACGCAGCGGGACATCCTCATCGCGCTGGCGAAGCAGAGCATCCTCTCCAAGCTCCGCTTGCCGGACAGGCCCAACATCACCCAGCCCACGTCCCGGGGGGCCCTGCTGACCGCTCTCCGCAGGATGCGGGTGCAGCGCACCGACGCGCCCGTCGCCCCAGGGGTGCTCCATGCCAGCAGCGTCCCTTACCCACACCCCGTGCCGGGCGTGCAGCACTACGAGATCCTGAGCTTTGCCGAGTCAG GGTCATCTACTTCCCGCAGAACCCTCCTGCATTTCCACTTCGCCCCGGAGCTGGGTGGGAGCACCGAGATCCTGCAAGCCAACCTCTACCTGTTTTGGGCATCCCCTGGCCCTGGGACACACCAGGTCACGGTGAAGCTTTTGCAGCCAGACCTGACGGGGCTGAACATGACCATGGTCAGCAAGATGTGGCTGGAGGTGCAGAGGGCTGGCTGGGCCACGCTGGATGTGGGCCGAGCTGTCCAGAGCCTCTTCAGCCAAGGGAGCCAGAGGCTGACTGTGGAGCTGGAAATGGTTGAGGACTCTGGGCCTCCCCTTCTGGCTGGCCACAGCGATTCTCACTGGCCGTTTGTGGCAGCCCAGGCCCGGGACAGGACGCCCCATCGGGTCCAGCGGCGTGGCATTGACTGCAGCGGGGACTCGCGGATGTGCTGCCGCAAGGAATTCTTCGTGGACTTCAAGGAGATCGGCTGGGAGGACTGGATCATCCAGCCAGAGGGATATCACATGAACTACTGCGCAGGGCTCTGCCCCTTGCACATGGCTGGGATCCCTGGCCTCGCTGCCTCCTTCCACACAGCCGTCCTCAACCTCATCAAAGCCAACAACGCAGACGCAGCCGTGGACTCCTGCTGCGTGCCCACGCAGCGTCGCCCCCTCTCTCTGCTCTACTATGACCGGGACAGCAACATCGTCAAGACCGACATCCCCGATATGATCGTTGATGCCTGCGGCTGTACCTAA